TACAGTCACTGTTACCATTCTAGATGCAACATCCTGACGGAGGGGAACGTTTGGTTCCTGGGTACATACGTACCCTATATGAAAAAAAAAATTAGTAATTCAATAAAAAGTCGAAAATTTctaaaaatatttttgaaaaaaacTTGACCTTCCATTGTACTAGTAAGAAAAGTTCCAACAAAATAAAATTCCTCTTTGACTTCTTTTCAAAAAAGACGAATTTTCAGTCAAAATAGCGTGAACAGTGACCTATAATAGCAAATAAATTTTGTCTTTTTCGCTGTGAAGTCAACGTAATTTCTTTTTTTGTGAAAATTCATATACTAGTGCGCAGGTAAGTCAAGTTTATTCTAAAAATAGTTTCTTAACTATTTTGACTTTTTGTTTAATCATTAAAAAAATCCCCATATAGGGTACATATGTACCCAGGAACCATTGGGTATTTCCCCATCCTGACACCTTAACTAGCTTTCCTAGACTACCTATAAACTGAAAAAGAAAACGACAGCCACGTCTCACCCACTACTTATTTGTTCATGCCACCAGATCAGCAAGAGAGTTTTCGATGTGACCAGGAGCGACTTCGTAGACTCGTCAAAACTGGATGGATCCACACAGGAGGATGGCATGAAGGTTGCCGAGCTCCTGGACGCGGAAAACATGGCCAACATACCGTTCGAGCTGTACAAGACCCAGACCACTGCTGTTGTTTCCAGGGAGGAGTTCCTGGATGTCGTGTGCGACGCCCTCACCTTGTACAAGTATGTCGGGCCCAATCAGAGAGCCGACCTGCTCCTTGCCTGCAGGTAACTGCATAGCACCTTTCGCCAACCTTGTATATTTTCCAAGATCATTTCAAGATATGCAACTGAACTCTGACACCAAACTTCAACAAGTTGAATGGCTTCTGTGAAATGTTCTTCTGATAGGAATTCGTTCCATCAATGACCTTTACTTTTATGTGTTCCATGTGTTCTACATCAGGATAAAGGAGAGGAAAGAATCAGTGACAGTACTCTTGTGTGGCACAAGTGGATGCGGCAAGTCCACTCTATCATCCTTGTTGGTAAGTGTTGATCTTCTAGTTAGGGAAACCCTTCGTTGGTGGATAAAAGTTGATGAACCCCTTGCGCTCACGCTTACTATACAGTGTATATCCATGGAAAACCATGTTGCTTGCTACAGGTGAATTGGGTGATAATTCTGCAATTCCTTACTCCTGTCTTTTTTGTTTTCTCCCAGGGTAACAGGTTGGGTATCACAACCGTGGTTTCTACCGACTCTATACGGCACATGATGAGGAGTTTCGTAGAAGAGAAAGAAAACCCTCTGCTCTATGCGTCAACCTACCACGCCGGAGATTGTCTAGACCCCGTTGCGGTTGCCCAAGCTAAGGCAAAAAACAAGGCCAAGAAACTCTCTGTTATTTCTCATTCAAATGCTGATGCAGACAAAGATGCTGGCACTTCATCAGATGAGAAGTGCCATAATTGCACATCCTCCTCGGACTCGCCTCCTAGTAGAACTGAAGTTCCCAGCAAAAAGCAGATGGCGATAGAAGGATACAAGGCACAGAGTGAGATGATCATTGGCAGCCTTGACAGATTAATTACGACGTGGGAGGAGCGGAAAGAATCTTTAATTGTAGAAGGGGTTCATTTAAGCCTGAATTTTGTGGTATGTATGGTCAAGAACTATATGCTATTctcctcacacacacaaaaaaagaaTCATGTTGTTTACCTGTACTATTTTGTTTCCTTAGTGATTGCATTCTTGTCTTTCTCTTAATAATTGTCTAATATATGATAGATGGGGCTGATGAAGAAACATCCCTCCGTGATACCATTTATGGTATACATCACGAACGAGGAGAAGCACATGGAACGGTTTGCGGTCCGTGCAAAGTACATGACGCTTGATCCAGCAAAGAACAGGTACGTCAAATACATACAGAACATCAGAGCAATCCAGGAATACCTCTGCAACCGGGCCGACAAGCATCGAGTGCCGAAGGTCAACAACACCAACGTAGACCGGAGCGTGGCGGCCATACACGCCACGGTTTTCAGCTGCCTTCGCCGGCGGGAGGCGGGGGAGCAGTTTTATGACCCACATACAAACACAGCAGCTATGGTGGATGAAGAGTACAGGAGCCAGTGCGCCGCAAACTCGTCGAGCTCCAAGGGGATGTTTCAGCTGATTCAGAGGAAGGGGTCGTCTAGGAATCTGATGGCGCTGCTTAACACCGACGGTTCCGTTGCGAAGGCGTGGCCTGTCGATGCCGGCGACGGCAGTGGAAACGGAAATGATGGCACGGGCAGTGAGAAGTCTGTCGGAAATCCTATGTATGGCCCGCTGCAAATCGGGAAGGCAGAGCCTGTCAATCTTCAGTTTGGCTCTTTTGGGATTAGTGCGTGGCCAAGTGATACCGGATGCACCAGTCATGCTGGGAGTGCCGATGACTCCAAGGCTGATGGCACAGACACAGGGAGTAGGTATTTATCCTCGTGTTGCAGCACACCAAAGATGTCAGATGATAATTCCAAAGAGGTTTGCATCTTAAAGTAATCCTTTATGTTATTACGTATATTTCGCAATTGGCTTTGTGCATAGAAAATGAGTTACGCTATGGTAAGAATTTAATGTTTGTCATGGCTCACAAGTCAAGGCAGTTATGTGCATTGATAGATTATGAAAGCTTCAGATTTCTTGTATACGGCACTTATATGTTGCCTAGTATTAGTTGGTAAAATGCTAATTCTGTACTTGGCCTGACACTGCTTCATCTCATACAGATACAGCTTGTAGATGAGTATTCAGTGTTCGACagcgaagaagaagcagaggaagtCGATGCTGGTGATGCAGAGACAGATGACGATGATCTAACTGACAAAGAAAAGGAAATTCAGGAGGTAGTGTGAAAAAAACACGTATTATTCTTCATCCTTCCTGCTCCTTTTCTCTGCACGGTAATGTCATGACAATAATGTCTGGCATGAAGAAATACGTTAACTTGCTTCTGGGAAAATCTTACGAAAGCTGCTGCTACGATAATAAAGAAAACTATAATGAGGTAAAGTTTGTAGTGGTTTGTGCTAGTGGTACAAAAATTTGAAGTCAGCCTCATTCTTTGCTGTAGATGAATAAAATGAGTATGCTGTGCTGCAGTTTTATCAACATACCAACTGTTGCGGTGCTGCATTCTACCTAGAGAGACACCATTGAGTCGAATAGGAAAGTTCAGGGTACCTATAACTGATTGTCCATTCTTCTGTCCTTGATGAAAAAACACGAAGCAGATGGAGGAAGCAGGGTCGGTGGACGAGCAGTCGACCAAGTCGGACGAGGAGTACCTAGACCTGGCCATGAGAGAAAACGGCTACTGGTCCGACGATGAGCAGCAGACCACCCTGATGAAGCAGCCCCCGGCCCCGGGCGCAGGAGGCGGTGAAGATGATGATAACAATGCCATGAAGAAGGCTGACAACAACCTGAACCAGTTGCTGGAGATGGGAAACGACGGCGGCGCAGAGATGCCATGCGCCCACCCTCTGACAATGAACAGCGGGAACCGTGGCTGCGACGCCAAGGTGAGGCGACGATGCGCACTCGGCCCGGAAGGGCTGTTGTAGAACCGGTGCCGCCATGTCGGTTGCGAATCAGCAGTGTGGTTGTGGAGTGGGGCCTGAAGTTCCCATGATCCAGTAGGTGCTGCTGGATCCCATCATATTCACCTGAGATGGAGTTAAGCTAGATAGATAGCTAGCTATCTACTGTAGCtgtgttgttgttcttgttgtaaGATGGTAGCAAGTAGCATCCCATCATATGCTGTTGTATTAGTTTCTGAAGTAGATCAGGGGAGAGGAGCAGACTATCCTTCCCTCCCTGACAGGATGGATCATGGATggacacataattatatatacatatacatgAGTAGTAGCAAAATGAACATGAAGAATTCCCCTTGATTGATTGATTCATGGCAGAAGAACAGTTGGATACTTGCTAGATTGACTGACTGCAGAAATTACTACTGAAAAAGAGGCAGCTTTGCTAATTGGTGGTGGTGGTTTTAGCGCGGACGGGGACGGCGCCGGAGCCGTCGCAGGCGGTGCAGGAGCGGGTGGAGGAGCAGCGGTTGCAGTAGGTCCACTTGGTGGGGAGGCCGGCGGTGTAGCGGGTGGCCATGTTCTTGGCGGCCCGCCGcgcccggcccgccgcctcctcgccgaccTCCTTGAACACGAAGCCCTCCCCCTTGCACCGCGGGCAGAGGCCGCTCCCGCCGCAGGCGGGGCactcctccaccgccgccgcctgctTCTCGCCTTGCTCCCCGGGCGCCGGCCGCTCCGTCTTCCGGTCGCCCCGGAGGAGCACGGCGGCCGCgacccccgccgccgccaccccggcCGCCACCAGCGCCGTCTCCGGCAGCGCGCGCGGGCGGCCAAGGCGGCGCGCGTTCGGAGAAGCGGAAGGGCGAGTGGTGGTGGCTGTGTAGAGGAGGGAACAGCTGCTGCTGCGGCTGCGTgcggaggaggaggctggccatGGAGGGGAGGAGCAAGAGGGGGAGGCTGCCATGCCCATGCCCATGGCCATCGAATCTATCTATCTCTTTTCATTATCCCCTCAGCTGGGTGGACAAGCAGAACGGAGTGCGGGGGTTTTGGCACCCGGGCTCTATGGAGACCggtattttttttaaaaaaaatatacGTTCAAAAGTGTTGGTTAAAAgtttcaaaaagaaaagaaatttaCATATGAGTGTTCTCTAATTACCTGTAAAAATTTCGTGAAGTGACATTACAGATTATACGCTACAGAAAAAAAAGCACGAAAATCCGGAGCGAGAACAACAATATACGAGGCCATTTTGGTTCATGTGTTTGTGTTTTTGTATACAGCGCATATAAACGTGTATATCCATGAAAGACCGCACGCGCACATGCATAGATATGTACATATGTATTTTGGGTATAAAAATTAATGTATATTTTGCGTATAAAAATTAATGTTTTCAGAAAAAAAACATAtgtattttataaaatttaaaaattctgaatttttgtGTACCTAATTAACAATAAATACCAAATAAAATTTATAAATACTGAATCTTTTGTACATGTTTTAGTTAGTGGAACAAGCGTGCTTGCCAATTTTCATGCGAAACGGGATAACGGTGATTTTGCTTCGTCGGTGAAAAAACAATAATAAGTAACATTTGTCGCTGACTTTTTTTTTGTTGCACAGATTAAAATACTTAGGCTTTCCTCCTAAAACCTTACAGGCAGTgttttggtgtgacaatgaacaCGTCTattcttttcaaaaaaaattgacatttgcaaaaaaaaaaaaaaaattcgTGGGCATATGCTCCCAAGAGCTTAATTGGATTTCCACCTATACTGGCACTATGAAGGCGCATTTGCTCTGATATGGTTTCATGCCTAGCACGGACACGAGCCTGGATGCAACAATGGAGTATCTGCGCCAAGTTTATCCCAACGTGAACATTCTTGCTTCCTTGTTGGTTGTGTGTGCTTTTCTAGTGTGTTTCGCTTGCTAATGAATTCCCTCTTTATTTGTATTTGTATTTGAAGTTAGACGCAACACGCATCGCCCTAAGAAGCCTTACACTAAGGCGAGCCATGACCACTCTCGCCTCATGGTCCATGAGACCGTCACTTACGAAGAGGAACGAACAATCTGCTTGGCTGGATTAAAATCCATGTTTGAGCCCACGTATCCATTGCTCCCTTGGCATCTCCTGTGGAAGTGGAACGCCCCGTGCTTGTTTGTTATATTTGTCTCTTTTTTTAAACGACGGTGTGGTGTGGTGTGGTGTCCGGGCCAGTGGGTGCGTCCGTGGTGGTACGCGATGATGAGCATGGGTCTTGGCAGCACGCGAGCCACGAGCAGCAGCTCTTTCATATGGATTTGAAGACAAAGTATATGAAACCACCAGTAAGTAATATGGTAGCTAGAGGTCGATATCATGCATGCTTCATATGTAAGTCCCAGCTTACAAGGTATACAGTCAGCACTCAGCACTACTACCACCAAAATAATTAGGGCTCTTCATCCAGTCTTTCACAGCCCACAGAAAGACAGCCAACGGAGCACCCTCAATTCCCCAGCCCACAGGCGACCAACACTAGGGAGGCGCAGGGTGGGTGACAAGCTCGGGGTCAGGGAGCTCGGCAGTCTCTTGTCGCTGCGCTCCCTTCAAAATGCTACATCGGACATACATAGCCTTACGGGTGAAACATTGTCCAAGTCAAAGTAGGACGCCGCGGAGAGATCGACGGGCGCAAAGTCAGGCAGGAGAGGCCGCTCATGCTGTTGTAGGCAGGGTAGCCTCAACCTGCTGTCTCTGGTGCTCCTCCTGCGCCTCTGCAGGATCGCCTTTAGCTTCAGGGATGCCGCCAGCTGATTGCTTCTGCCTCTCCCCCGTTTCTGCAGGCTCGTCTTCGGCTTCACACATGTCCTCAGCTGACTCATCTTGGCGCTCCCCCATTTCTGCAGCTCCATCTTTAACTTCAGGCATGTCCTCAGCTGACTGTCCTTGGTGCCCCTTCATTTCTGCAGGATCGCCTGCATCTTCAGACATGCCTAGACCTGACTCTTCTTGCTGCTCCTCCACTCCTGCAGGTTCGTCTTCAGCTTCACTCATCTCCACAGCTGAATGTTCCTGGTGCTCCTCCACTTCTGCAGGCTCATCTTCAGCTTCAGACATGTCCTGACCTGAATGTTCCTGGCGCTCCttcatttcttcagcttcagacATGTCCTGAGCTGACTCTTCTTGTTGCTCCTCCATTTCTTCAGGTCCATCTTTCGCTTCAGACAAGCCCGGAGCTGATTGTCCTTGGTCCGCCTCCATTTCTGCACCTTCATCTTCAACTGGAGACATTTCCTGAGCTGATGGCTCTTCATGCTCCTCTGGAACTGCAGGTTCACTTGGACCACGTTTCCCTTTTTTCGGACAACCAGGTTTTCCTTTTTTCAGACCACCAGGTTTTCTTTTTCTCAAACCACGCCGGACACTTGGTCCATCTTTCGCTTCACACATATCCAGAGCTGATTCTCCTTGGTCCGCCTCCATTTCTAGACCTTTGTCTTCAACTGGAGACATTCCATGAGCTGATTGTTCTTCTTGCTCCTCTGCTTCTGCTGATTCACTTGGACCAGGTCTTCCTCTTTTCGGACGACCAGATTTTACTTTTTTCAGACGACCAGATTTTACTTTTCTCGAACCACGTCCAGGTTTATCTTGACCTTCATCATCAGAGCTGGTGAAAGAAAACAATATCTTCATTGTTCACAACAGAGTAAATCATACATCCTACTAGAGCACTTAATCTACTTAACCATCAGTGCCTAAAGGGCTCTCAGATAACAATATGGGAATTTTAAAGTTTGTAAATCAACTACCCAGTTACCTACACTAAATTTGCATGGCAACAGCACCAATCCATGTGGCACAGTTTTGTTTGGGGAATGGTGAACATGCAAATGGAGTTCATTTAATCCATTTTCAAAAAGACCCTCAGCAGCACATATAAGATAACCAATGCACCGTTACTTGTATAATCAGATTACAGATAAAGAGGCCCAACTAAAGTGCTCGTGTGTAGCATAGCACTAGGCAGAGGTACACAGGAACACTAATGTAGCATTATTTACACATATACGGATTTAGTACTTTTTATGTCCTAGCAAAAGCAAGTTGAGACAATGCTGGGAGTTGGGGCCACTAACCTTCGATCGCCATCTTTTTTGGTAATATCACGAATGGCTCGTTTGATTGCATGAAAAGCTATCTTCTTAACCTGGCAGTTTAGTTTGCCAAAGAAATTCAGAATTAGAGAAGAGTGCAGAAAGAAGAGAGCACATAACAGTTATGAGATATCAAGACTGACATAATATGTATGAACAAGAACGTCTATATATGATATTGAATTCATGATCAAGATTGCCATACAGATAAACAATAAGATAAATATGTATACACACAACATGAGTACGGAAAAACGGCAGACCTCTAGCTTATCTTCATTCACCCTATGCCAGTTTGGAAGCAGACGGAATTCTTCTGTCAACTTGATGCACTCTTTTACATTTTCCGGAGAAACAAAGTCCAGTGCAACCTTTATACATGACTGCCCCAAGAACAAAAGCAGTTAACAAGCAGTCATTTTTATTCAGAAGTATGACATTGATGGCAGAGCAAATCAGCAACTGTTTCCATGTGTGGCATATCATACCTTCAAATTTCTGACTTGGTGAGGACATCCTGCAGGGATAAAGACTGCATCACCAAGTTTCTGTTCAAATGTCCAAGGCTCAACTCCTGCATATGCAATGGGCAAAAAACAAGAAGTAAAACACTGAGGTAATACTACTCTTCCAAAAGACATCATTATTCTTAACTAACCATATTCTTCCTTGAGTTTTCTCTTGTGCTCATTTGTTAGGTAAAAGCACTGGTCATGTATAGGATGAATAACCTGCCAAGATGAACAGTTATGTAGCATGAGAATAAGATGCCATAAAGAATTCCATGGTCAAATAGTTACAGAGCTAATCACCTGCTTCACTGGTTCATAATTGTAATGCCTAAACTCCTCTGAATGCTTTATTAGATACTCCTGTAGTTTGCTGACATCTTCCCGTCGGAATATATCCCACAATGCACCACCCCCTGTTTGGTTTCCCTCTGGCACTTCTTTCTTTCTCTTTGGCGCTCCCTTTTTTCTCTTTGGTgcttccttttttcttttctcaAGAGTTATGGATCCATTCACCTCATCTTCTGAGCTTTCTTCCACTTTTCTCTTTGATGCATTAGAAGAACGACCGCTACGTCGCACGCCGTGTGTTTGACGACCATTAGGTTCAGAAGATCCTTCTGAATTATCTGGAGATTCACTTTTATCTTCACTGCTTAAACCACAACCCACATTCTCTCTCTCATTAACTGTGGCTTCTGCTGCCTCCTTGGAAATGGAAAGATCCATATGACCCACATCACCTTCAATGGGCGCTCGCCCATTCGAAGTGATGTTTTGTTCAGCTTCATCAGCTGCCACATCTTTATGCTCGTCTAAAACAGCATCTGATAATGGCTGCTTAATGACTGAGACATGCCCAGATCCTTCAGGTCTCGGCCCCTTCATTAATTCACTGCGAGCTATCGACATGTCACAGTCAGGATGTGAAGCTTGAAGATTTCTGTTGTCTTCCTTTCTTGCCAAactcttcttctttttctcaATCGCTGCAATCCTTTGTGCTTTGAGCTTTATTTCATCAGTATGTGTTAAGATATTCACCTGTTCATACAACATGAAACAGGATATCATTCATAAAATGGAACAAATAAATCAGAACAGGGGAAAGATCAATGTGGCAGCTCGGTGAAGTATGTGGCAATCTTCACAATGTAGATTAATGTTTTTACAGTTCTTGAACAAGTAATTACTCTGATCCATGGTCAATAACAAAGAGTCCAACAATGTGAACTGTTATGGAGACCATTAAAGTAAAACCAAAGCATGCAGATTTAACTGAAAGCAACAAGAGCAAACTTGAACCTACAAGCAGTTACACCTACAATATCCATATGTGATCTTAATCTTCATGCAGTGTTAACTCAACTGGATGTATAGATAGTCAAATCTCCTAGCATGTAGTGGTGGAAACACAAGGTTGCAAACAAACACCACAAGGTTTGAGTTCTCACTTCTACCTTAATTCTACCACACATCATTTTGGAAAGACCATGCAAGGATAACTTTAAGCATAACAATTTCAGATTCAGAATGAAGCAGATGCAAATCAATAAATTGTACATGTATGCATAATAGGAAGCATAAGAAATGTTAATTTATCTACCGCATCTGACATGTCACAATGAATCTTAGTGACTGAATCACCAACTCCTAATTCCTGGGCAACACCATACGCAATGTAAGTCTTTGGACCAAGATCTGGCTTTATGACTTTCTTTGGAAGCTTCACTGCCAGATTAAGAGGACCAGATTTATGATCTGTATATTCACGAAATGGCAAGGCAGATATGAACTCAGCAAGATGTCGTGGCAGTCGATCCTCGAATGAGCTGTGTTGTGGCCAATCTTTAAGCTTGAGTAACACAGGCAAACCGTCTGGACCAACAGCTCCACGGGAATACCCATTAAAAAAGAAGCTAGTGTTTATTTCAACCTGCATTGCAATTCAACAGAAGCAACAGCAGTGTTAAGAATATTTCAATGTCAAAATAAAAATGATCTAGAGGCTAAGTGCAACACAGGAAATCAATCCCAGAAGAGGTAACCATAGAACACATTCTTATATTCGTAAGGAACACATTCTGGTAGATCAAACAACTGGGACCTGCCCACCACCAAAAACACATCCTGGTAGTACATGACATGAGAATACTAGATGGTATGCAGGAACAAACAGAAGTTATATTTGTAGAAACTCTGTTAACCTGAATTCTTATGTTCTAGCAAGCAAATTAACTGACTATATATTCACAGATATAGACACAAATAGCAAAAAAAAATCATTAATACTAATTCAGATAGAACAGGAGCACAAAGCTAATGGATGCAGAAGATACTCAGCATCTAGTAATCTAATGAATTTCAAGATCTATGCATCGATCATCCTTGATATCAGCTTTCCCACTGGCAATTACAGCAAATGATATTCTAAGAACAATAAAATGCCAGTTACCTCAGACCACGCCAGACACTCAAGAGCTGTAACTGAGAGTCGCTCATGTTCGCTCTTGTCTTTCTTTTCTCGTAAAGCCCGCCACATAACCATAGGTTCCCAGCTTAACCCGGAAGTTAACTCAAGCACGTCACGAACAATAACAGGCTCACCCTTCAACCAGTGCTCCTGGAAATGATCTAAAGCTCCATTTTGAACATCTCTAGCATTTGGGCAATATATGTAATTGTCACTTGAGTTATCTCTACAAGCCAATTTATATGAGGTTCCATTGGTCATCTCACTAGAGTCGGTAAAGCAGGAACATTTTGAACCACCCGCTTCCAGCATTCTTTCATCCTTGACAACTAAATCAGCTTTCTCCAATAAGTCAGAAATAATATTCTCCTCCAACAATGACTTAAGTTCAAGAACAGAATCTCCACAGCCACCAAAAGCGTTTGGCGGGCAAGATATGCTTCCATTGCTATTCACCCTCCATAGTTTCAAACCAGGAACATTATCCTCAACAGGAACTGCATTGTCCATCAAAACATCATTCTGTCCATCAGAAGGCTTTGGACTTGCAATGTTAACAGGAACTGCATTGTCCATCAAAACGTTATTCTGTCCATCAGAAGGCTTTGGACTTGCAATGTTATCGTGACTACTCTGTTGCAGATCTTCTGTGCCTTCTACCCCAGGTTGCGTAAGGACCATGCTATTTGCAGCAGCAGCACCAGGACTAAGTCCATCACGAAGCTCCCGGCAGCAGCTGAGGCAGAGATCATAGGAACATTTATCACAGCTTCTGTGGAGGTCAACTATAGATGTTCTGCAGTTGTTACTGTCCCAAAGAAAAGTATGACTTAGACACCCGGAAGCAACAAATTTGCACATTTCAAAATTGAAGCAAGACTAACCAGTATATCCGCTCATCTTCTTTACAGTCCGCTTGAGTAACCTTCACTTCAGATGCATCAACACCTGTTATGAAAGCAACATTAGAAACAGCAGAGCCAATGGAGAACTGACTGATTTTATTGCTAAATACcccctccgttcacaaatataagatgttgtAACTTTTTACTGtttcggatgtatatagacacattttattgtgtttgttcactcatttcagtctGTATG
The sequence above is a segment of the Aegilops tauschii subsp. strangulata cultivar AL8/78 chromosome 6, Aet v6.0, whole genome shotgun sequence genome. Coding sequences within it:
- the LOC109762874 gene encoding lysine-specific demethylase JMJ27 isoform X2, whose product is MPPKRGRGRGRGRGRGRPRREAPAADEASGGGTDDDLGLAAIPSASTAEEPRRGRGRGRRGRGSRGRGRTPAVKAEEDDDMEASEELPLNSTLDGDAKEVDEELPPPSTAENGVDKGNEEMPPQDSAEEKDAQGGTQNLRPARKRKWDPVADPSSLEPRPARVRKTLNPPVVDDSPKVKAEVQAKVKAKVQAKNTKRSDGTSTMCHQCQRRDKGRVVQCLGCKDKDYTRRYCMKCIDRWYPHLTEDDFVNSCPSCRNNCNCKTCLRKNIIKKVDKWEVSKEDIIKFSHRNLHFLLPWLKDFHHEQMQEKSIEAMIKGVDASEVKVTQADCKEDERIYCNNCRTSIVDLHRSCDKCSYDLCLSCCRELRDGLSPGAAAANSMVLTQPGVEGTEDLQQSSHDNIASPKPSDGQNNVLMDNAVPVNIASPKPSDGQNDVLMDNAVPVEDNVPGLKLWRVNSNGSISCPPNAFGGCGDSVLELKSLLEENIISDLLEKADLVVKDERMLEAGGSKCSCFTDSSEMTNGTSYKLACRDNSSDNYIYCPNARDVQNGALDHFQEHWLKGEPVIVRDVLELTSGLSWEPMVMWRALREKKDKSEHERLSVTALECLAWSEVEINTSFFFNGYSRGAVGPDGLPVLLKLKDWPQHSSFEDRLPRHLAEFISALPFREYTDHKSGPLNLAVKLPKKVIKPDLGPKTYIAYGVAQELGVGDSVTKIHCDMSDAVNILTHTDEIKLKAQRIAAIEKKKKSLARKEDNRNLQASHPDCDMSIARSELMKGPRPEGSGHVSVIKQPLSDAVLDEHKDVAADEAEQNITSNGRAPIEGDVGHMDLSISKEAAEATVNERENVGCGLSSEDKSESPDNSEGSSEPNGRQTHGVRRSGRSSNASKRKVEESSEDEVNGSITLEKRKKEAPKRKKGAPKRKKEVPEGNQTGGGALWDIFRREDVSKLQEYLIKHSEEFRHYNYEPVKQVIHPIHDQCFYLTNEHKRKLKEEYGVEPWTFEQKLGDAVFIPAGCPHQVRNLKSCIKVALDFVSPENVKECIKLTEEFRLLPNWHRVNEDKLEVKKIAFHAIKRAIRDITKKDGDRSSDDEGQDKPGRGSRKVKSGRLKKVKSGRPKRGRPGPSESAEAEEQEEQSAHGMSPVEDKGLEMEADQGESALDMCEAKDGPSVRRGLRKRKPGGLKKGKPGCPKKGKRGPSEPAVPEEHEEPSAQEMSPVEDEGAEMEADQGQSAPGLSEAKDGPEEMEEQQEESAQDMSEAEEMKERQEHSGQDMSEAEDEPAEVEEHQEHSAVEMSEAEDEPAGVEEQQEESGLGMSEDAGDPAEMKGHQGQSAEDMPEVKDGAAEMGERQDESAEDMCEAEDEPAETGERQKQSAGGIPEAKGDPAEAQEEHQRQQVEATLPTTA
- the LOC109762874 gene encoding lysine-specific demethylase JMJ27 isoform X3; the protein is MPPKRGRGRGRGRGRGRPRREAPAADEASGGGTDDDLGLAAIPSASTAEEPRRGRGRGRRGRGSRGRGRTPAVKAEEDDDMEASEELPLNSTLDGDAKEVDEELPPPSTAENGVDKGNEEMPPQDSAEEKDAQGGTQNLRPARKRKWDPVADPSSLEPRPARVRKTLNPPVVDDSPKVKAEVQAKVKAKNTKRSDGTSTMCHQCQRRDKGRVVQCLGCKDKDYTRRYCMKCIDRWYPHLTEDDFVNSCPSCRNNCNCKTCLRKNIIKKVDKWEVSKEDIIKFSHRNLHFLLPWLKDFHHEQMQEKSIEAMIKGVDASEVKVTQADCKEDERIYCNNCRTSIVDLHRSCDKCSYDLCLSCCRELRDGLSPGAAAANSMVLTQPGVEGTEDLQQSSHDNIASPKPSDGQNNVLMDNAVPVNIASPKPSDGQNDVLMDNAVPVEDNVPGLKLWRVNSNGSISCPPNAFGGCGDSVLELKSLLEENIISDLLEKADLVVKDERMLEAGGSKCSCFTDSSEMTNGTSYKLACRDNSSDNYIYCPNARDVQNGALDHFQEHWLKGEPVIVRDVLELTSGLSWEPMVMWRALREKKDKSEHERLSVTALECLAWSEVEINTSFFFNGYSRGAVGPDGLPVLLKLKDWPQHSSFEDRLPRHLAEFISALPFREYTDHKSGPLNLAVKLPKKVIKPDLGPKTYIAYGVAQELGVGDSVTKIHCDMSDAVNILTHTDEIKLKAQRIAAIEKKKKSLARKEDNRNLQASHPDCDMSIARSELMKGPRPEGSGHVSVIKQPLSDAVLDEHKDVAADEAEQNITSNGRAPIEGDVGHMDLSISKEAAEATVNERENVGCGLSSEDKSESPDNSEGSSEPNGRQTHGVRRSGRSSNASKRKVEESSEDEVNGSITLEKRKKEAPKRKKGAPKRKKEVPEGNQTGGGALWDIFRREDVSKLQEYLIKHSEEFRHYNYEPVKQVIHPIHDQCFYLTNEHKRKLKEEYGVEPWTFEQKLGDAVFIPAGCPHQVRNLKSCIKVALDFVSPENVKECIKLTEEFRLLPNWHRVNEDKLEVKKIAFHAIKRAIRDITKKDGDRSSDDEGQDKPGRGSRKVKSGRLKKVKSGRPKRGRPGPSESAEAEEQEEQSAHGMSPVEDKGLEMEADQGESALDMCEAKDGPSVRRGLRKRKPGGLKKGKPGCPKKGKRGPSEPAVPEEHEEPSAQEMSPVEDEGAEMEADQGQSAPGLSEAKDGPEEMEEQQEESAQDMSEAEEMKERQEHSGQDMSEAEDEPAEVEEHQEHSAVEMSEAEDEPAGVEEQQEESGLGMSEDAGDPAEMKGHQGQSAEDMPEVKDGAAEMGERQDESAEDMCEAEDEPAETGERQKQSAGGIPEAKGDPAEAQEEHQRQQVEATLPTTA